The following proteins are co-located in the Triticum aestivum cultivar Chinese Spring chromosome 1A, IWGSC CS RefSeq v2.1, whole genome shotgun sequence genome:
- the LOC123058077 gene encoding 60S acidic ribosomal protein P2B, whose product MKLIAAYLLAYLGGNSSPSAADVKNILDSVGAEADEEKLEFLLAELKGKDITEVIASGREKFAAVPSGGGAIAVGAPAAASGGAAAPAAESKKEEKVEEKEESDEDMGFSLFD is encoded by the exons ATGAAGCTGATCGCAGCCTACCTTCTCGCCTATCTGGGCGGGAACTCTTCCCCAAGTGCCGCTGACGTCAAGAACATCCTTGACTCAG TTGGTGCTGAGGCtgatgaagaaaagcttgagttccTTCTTGCTGAACTCAAAGGCAAGGACATCACAGAAGTGATTGCATCTGGAAGGGAGAAGTTTGCCGCTGTGCCTTCAGGTGGGGGTGCCATTGCTGTGGGAGCTCCAGCTGCTGCATCTGGTGGTGCCGCAGCACCTGCTGCTGAGTCAAAGAAGGAGGAGAAGGTTGAAGAGAAGGAAGAATCTGATGAA GACATGGGTTTCAGTCTGTTCGACTAA